A stretch of Flavobacterium sp. N1994 DNA encodes these proteins:
- a CDS encoding ATP-binding protein, which yields MTVKKTFPKILWLIFSSSIFFILLYFALFYYTKKAETQVYGHTIEQFNHEINKLLEVNAKPILVAINNDTNWDEFVNFIKSKDENWYNSTIGNELEIYEADYLGAYDAQKNFIIRTPTAKIKTLDFIPKKEMELLDKVGINKFYMKIPEGIVEVTGAAIHASNDPMKNKTPTAGYFFVVRLIDIKYVKNLEKLTSSTIIFTDTNPVLPKHKNEITSLYKLTDYNNQFVGNFLFKRKFEVYFENAISILYVIIVAFIINLLINLFYTRRLVYYPLDLVRRALETGNRKAIKELKKTTGEFSYIGDLFEENSNQKIELINAKIKAEEGDRLKSSFLANLSHEIRTPMNAINGFTELIINTEISKSEKLEYLNIIEKSGKNLVSIIDDLIEMSKIDSNQLIPNHAVVNLESCINELYETVKITIKNKNIDFKLIKSKVPTEFNIITDDIKLKQVIINLLTNAIKFTEKGSVTLGFEIDEENKLIHFTVKDTGLGIDEDNHKNIFDRFKRVDSDISIKVGGLGLGLAISKAYIDLLGGTISLSSKIGEGSTFYFSIPLVYAKAEHIVVKPVNNVEVIQSEDQVILIAEDDNINFLLFQKMMQKTNFKIIRAINGQEAVDACLNNPNIDLVLMDIKMPLMNGFEALEQILPMRPMLPIIAQTAYSSSDDKVRIEEAGFTDYITKPLNRERLFELIDQYLNKKNSYEI from the coding sequence ATGACAGTAAAAAAGACATTTCCCAAAATACTTTGGTTAATATTTTCTTCCAGCATTTTTTTTATCCTTCTCTACTTCGCCTTATTTTATTATACCAAAAAAGCAGAAACACAAGTTTATGGGCATACGATTGAACAGTTTAATCACGAAATAAATAAACTACTTGAAGTTAATGCAAAGCCCATATTAGTTGCTATAAATAACGATACCAATTGGGACGAATTTGTGAATTTCATCAAATCAAAAGATGAAAATTGGTACAATAGTACTATAGGAAATGAATTAGAAATCTATGAAGCGGATTACTTAGGCGCTTATGATGCCCAAAAGAACTTTATCATTAGAACACCAACAGCAAAAATTAAAACACTAGATTTTATTCCAAAAAAAGAAATGGAATTACTAGATAAAGTTGGGATTAATAAATTCTATATGAAAATTCCAGAAGGAATTGTAGAAGTAACCGGTGCCGCAATCCATGCGTCAAATGACCCTATGAAAAATAAAACGCCAACTGCGGGCTATTTTTTTGTGGTTAGATTGATAGATATTAAATATGTTAAAAACCTAGAAAAATTAACCAGTTCAACAATAATTTTTACCGATACTAATCCGGTTTTGCCAAAGCATAAAAATGAAATTACTTCCTTGTACAAATTGACCGATTATAACAATCAATTCGTTGGAAATTTTTTATTTAAAAGAAAGTTTGAAGTCTATTTTGAGAATGCCATAAGTATATTATATGTTATTATAGTTGCCTTCATTATTAATCTTTTAATTAATTTATTTTATACAAGAAGGTTAGTGTACTACCCATTAGATTTGGTAAGAAGAGCATTAGAAACTGGGAATAGAAAAGCTATAAAAGAGTTAAAGAAAACTACCGGTGAGTTCAGTTATATAGGGGATTTATTTGAGGAGAATAGCAATCAAAAAATTGAATTAATCAACGCCAAGATAAAAGCGGAAGAAGGAGATAGATTAAAATCATCCTTTTTAGCTAATTTATCTCACGAGATAAGAACTCCAATGAATGCCATTAATGGTTTTACAGAATTAATTATTAATACTGAAATCAGTAAATCTGAAAAACTAGAATATCTAAATATAATTGAAAAAAGTGGTAAAAATCTAGTTTCTATTATTGATGATTTGATTGAAATGTCCAAAATAGACTCGAATCAACTCATTCCAAATCATGCTGTTGTTAATTTAGAATCCTGTATTAATGAGCTTTACGAAACAGTTAAAATAACCATAAAGAATAAGAATATTGATTTCAAATTAATAAAAAGTAAAGTTCCGACCGAGTTTAATATTATAACCGATGATATAAAACTCAAACAGGTAATAATTAATTTGTTGACTAATGCCATCAAATTTACCGAAAAAGGATCTGTTACTTTAGGTTTTGAAATTGACGAAGAAAATAAATTAATTCATTTTACAGTAAAAGATACTGGTTTGGGAATTGATGAAGATAATCATAAAAATATTTTTGATAGATTCAAACGTGTTGATAGCGATATTTCCATCAAAGTTGGCGGATTAGGATTAGGTCTAGCTATTTCAAAAGCCTACATAGACTTATTGGGAGGAACGATTAGTTTGTCATCAAAAATTGGTGAAGGCTCTACTTTTTACTTTTCTATACCATTGGTTTATGCTAAAGCGGAACATATAGTTGTAAAACCTGTAAATAATGTCGAAGTTATTCAATCAGAAGATCAAGTTATCCTTATTGCCGAAGATGACAATATTAATTTCTTGTTGTTCCAAAAGATGATGCAAAAAACAAATTTCAAAATTATCAGAGCTATCAATGGTCAGGAAGCCGTAGATGCATGCCTCAATAATCCGAATATTGATTTGGTTTTGATGGATATTAAAATGCCATTAATGAACGGTTTTGAAGCTTTGGAGCAAATTTTACCTATGCGTCCAATGTTACCAATTATCGCTCAAACTGCCTATTCTTCCTCTGATGATAAAGTAAGAATTGAGGAAGCTGGTTTTACAGATTACATAACAAAACCATTAAATAGAGAGAGACTATTTGAACTAATAGATCAATATCTTAATAAAAAAAATAGTTATGAAATTTAG